The Gemmatimonadales bacterium genome includes a region encoding these proteins:
- a CDS encoding cupin: protein MQQVPRRVDKPWGYELIWAHTDRYVGKILHVNAGHLLSIQFHHRKDETMHVLSGELILRTWPERDGKPVERAFRAGESVHIPAPTIHQIEAVLDSDVLEASTPELDDLVRITDRYGRS from the coding sequence ATGCAGCAGGTGCCACGCCGGGTCGACAAGCCGTGGGGATACGAACTGATCTGGGCCCACACCGATCGCTATGTCGGCAAGATCCTGCACGTCAACGCCGGGCACCTCCTCTCGATCCAGTTCCATCACAGGAAAGACGAAACGATGCACGTCCTCTCCGGTGAGCTGATCCTCCGCACCTGGCCGGAGCGCGACGGGAAGCCGGTGGAGCGCGCTTTTCGCGCCGGCGAATCGGTTCATATTCCGGCGCCCACGATCCATCAGATCGAAGCGGTCCTCGACAGCGACGTCCTCGAAGCCTCGACGCCGGAACTCGACGACCTGGTTCGCATCACCGACCGATACGGGAGAAGCTGA
- a CDS encoding 4Fe-4S dicluster domain-containing protein — MKDFLSDRRGFLRRAFGGAVKQVARVTEERIVQRRYIRPPGALPEVAFLAACSRCGICADVCPPKAIRYAGPEGGLASGTPFLEPDQVACTACPDMPCATKCPTGALLVPPDGWAEERLGRAVFHPDRCVTFRGEECRICVDACPIGESALVADDQGRPVLRWEGCVGCGVCVRACPTFPSSFTLIPLER, encoded by the coding sequence ATGAAGGATTTTCTCAGCGATCGGCGCGGCTTCCTGCGACGGGCGTTCGGTGGTGCGGTCAAGCAGGTCGCCCGCGTCACCGAGGAGCGGATCGTGCAGCGCCGGTATATCAGGCCACCTGGCGCGCTCCCCGAGGTCGCGTTTCTGGCGGCGTGTTCCCGCTGCGGAATCTGCGCCGATGTCTGCCCGCCGAAGGCGATCCGCTACGCCGGGCCCGAGGGCGGGCTCGCCTCGGGGACGCCGTTTCTCGAGCCAGACCAGGTCGCCTGCACCGCCTGCCCCGACATGCCGTGCGCCACGAAGTGCCCCACCGGCGCGCTCCTGGTGCCGCCGGATGGGTGGGCGGAGGAGCGGCTGGGGCGGGCGGTCTTCCATCCCGACCGATGCGTTACGTTCCGGGGCGAGGAGTGCCGGATTTGCGTCGACGCCTGTCCGATCGGTGAAAGCGCGCTGGTGGCCGACGATCAGGGGCGGCCGGTGCTCCGTTGGGAAGGGTGCGTGGGGTGCGGCGTGTGCGTGCGCGCCTGTCCCACGTTTCCGTCGTCGTTCACCCTGATTCCGCTGGAGCGCTGA
- the atpH gene encoding ATP synthase F1 subunit delta, giving the protein MRDVTIARNYAETLVQLAQEHDALEKWGTKLDVTAAAFSTPAIEVVLMSPRVPREKKLELVRDALQDHPRPFSLFIVAVIRRGRQTLLGQIADEYHALVDLKLGRVRAGITVARDVDALARNLIIERLSKSIGKSVIAGFTVDPAILGGTIVRIGDRIYDGSLRKRLGALRQQLLTP; this is encoded by the coding sequence GTGAGAGACGTCACCATCGCGCGGAACTACGCCGAAACGCTGGTGCAGCTGGCGCAGGAACACGACGCGCTGGAGAAGTGGGGCACGAAGCTCGACGTCACGGCGGCAGCGTTCAGCACCCCGGCGATCGAGGTGGTGCTGATGTCGCCGCGGGTGCCGCGCGAGAAAAAGCTCGAGCTGGTGCGCGATGCGCTGCAGGATCATCCGCGGCCGTTTTCGCTCTTCATCGTGGCGGTGATCCGCCGCGGGCGCCAGACGCTCCTCGGGCAGATCGCCGACGAGTATCATGCGCTGGTTGATCTCAAGCTCGGCCGCGTCCGCGCCGGAATCACGGTGGCGCGCGACGTCGATGCGCTGGCTCGCAACCTGATCATCGAGCGGCTCTCCAAGTCGATCGGCAAGAGTGTCATCGCCGGCTTCACCGTCGATCCCGCCATTCTCGGCGGCACCATCGTGCGGATCGGCGATCGGATCTATGACGGATCGCTCCGGAAGCGCCTCGGCGCCCTCCGGCAGCAGTTGCTGACTCCGTAG
- the atpF gene encoding F0F1 ATP synthase subunit B has product MNNLPAPFQPTIGVAIWTWIVFLLLMVILAKLVYPPIMKSVADREAQIRKDLAEAERLRTESAAALEEQRELLASARGEAQAIITEARQAADRERATGVEKTRQEQEELLHRARREIDAERERAIAEIRRDAVDLAISAAGKVVGSRLDSAADRQIVDDYIASIGKSGAKG; this is encoded by the coding sequence ATGAACAACCTGCCGGCGCCATTCCAGCCGACGATCGGTGTCGCGATCTGGACCTGGATTGTCTTCCTGCTGCTGATGGTGATCCTGGCGAAGCTGGTCTATCCGCCGATCATGAAGTCGGTGGCCGACCGCGAAGCGCAGATCCGCAAGGATCTCGCCGAAGCGGAGCGGCTGCGGACGGAATCCGCCGCGGCGCTGGAGGAACAGCGCGAGCTGCTCGCCAGTGCGCGCGGCGAGGCGCAGGCGATCATCACCGAAGCGCGCCAGGCGGCCGATCGCGAGCGCGCGACCGGGGTCGAGAAGACCCGGCAGGAACAGGAAGAGCTGCTCCATCGTGCCCGGCGTGAAATCGATGCCGAGCGCGAGCGCGCGATCGCGGAAATCCGTCGCGACGCCGTCGACCTGGCGATTTCGGCGGCGGGGAAGGTGGTCGGTTCGCGGCTCGACTCCGCCGCTGACCGCCAGATCGTCGATGACTACATCGCGTCGATCGGGAAGAGCGGAGCCAAAGGGTGA
- the atpE gene encoding ATP synthase F0 subunit C yields the protein MLLPILLQAQTPLDLAKATASGYGQLGAGIGIGLAIVGAGIGLGRIGGQCAEAIARQPEATNAIRAAGILFAALLEGTTIIALVFGLLFKLM from the coding sequence ATGCTGCTTCCCATCCTGCTCCAGGCCCAGACGCCGCTCGACCTCGCCAAGGCCACGGCCTCCGGTTACGGCCAGCTCGGCGCCGGTATCGGCATCGGTCTCGCCATCGTCGGTGCCGGCATCGGTCTCGGCCGCATCGGCGGACAGTGCGCCGAGGCGATTGCGCGCCAGCCCGAAGCGACCAACGCGATTCGCGCCGCCGGCATTCTCTTCGCCGCGCTGCTCGAAGGAACGACGATCATCGCGCTGGTGTTCGGACTTCTCTTCAAGTTGATGTAA
- the atpB gene encoding F0F1 ATP synthase subunit A — MMQEPQQPLNIGEMIFHHTGDSHEFDFAPFGTVHLPQWKPIHIGSWSIDVSPTKYVVLIVITGIITYALLQITSLGVQRARREGRAPGGFSGMMEALILWARQELVIDNIGHEAADFYAPLILTLFFFIWVANLIGLVPWSNTPSGNLAFTGALALIAFVVIEIGGMVKLGFKGYMGTIFPPIEGLPPAGNIAMSIFMAPIEFMSKLVKPFALTVRLFGNMTAGHFVILAMFGIVFMFGHFGLASYGIGGVTALVVLGVMILELVVATIQAYVFAVLTAVFIGLMQHEH, encoded by the coding sequence ATGATGCAAGAACCGCAACAGCCGCTCAACATCGGCGAGATGATCTTCCACCACACCGGCGACTCGCACGAGTTCGACTTTGCGCCGTTCGGGACGGTCCACCTGCCGCAGTGGAAGCCGATTCACATCGGCTCGTGGAGCATCGACGTCTCGCCCACCAAGTACGTGGTGCTGATCGTCATCACCGGGATCATCACCTATGCGCTGCTGCAGATCACCTCGCTCGGCGTGCAGCGCGCTCGCCGTGAAGGGCGCGCCCCCGGCGGCTTTTCGGGGATGATGGAAGCGCTGATCCTCTGGGCACGGCAGGAACTCGTCATCGACAACATCGGGCACGAGGCCGCGGATTTCTATGCGCCGCTGATCCTCACCCTCTTCTTCTTCATCTGGGTCGCGAACCTCATCGGCCTGGTGCCGTGGAGCAACACGCCGTCCGGGAATCTCGCCTTCACCGGCGCACTGGCATTGATCGCGTTCGTCGTGATCGAGATCGGCGGGATGGTCAAGCTCGGCTTCAAGGGATACATGGGGACGATCTTCCCGCCGATCGAGGGGTTGCCGCCGGCCGGGAATATCGCGATGTCGATCTTCATGGCGCCGATCGAATTCATGTCGAAGCTGGTCAAGCCGTTCGCGCTGACGGTCCGTCTCTTCGGCAACATGACCGCGGGACATTTCGTGATCCTGGCGATGTTCGGGATCGTGTTCATGTTCGGGCATTTCGGGCTGGCGAGCTACGGCATCGGCGGGGTCACGGCACTCGTGGTCCTCGGCGTGATGATCCTCGAGCTCGTCGTCGCGACGATCCAGGCATACGTGTTCGCGGTGCTGACCGCGGTCTTCATCGGGTTGATGCAGCACGAGCACTAG
- a CDS encoding AtpZ/AtpI family protein — translation MKRPGSGDDSKEIGEGYALLTIGITFALTLTGCVLLGVWADRRLHTVPLFTVAGTLGGMAIGGFWMFQRLRRESRSDR, via the coding sequence GTGAAGCGCCCCGGATCCGGTGACGATTCGAAGGAGATCGGCGAGGGGTACGCACTGCTCACGATCGGAATCACCTTCGCGCTGACGCTGACCGGTTGCGTCCTCCTCGGGGTCTGGGCCGATCGGCGGCTGCACACGGTGCCGCTCTTCACGGTCGCGGGGACGCTGGGCGGGATGGCGATCGGCGGATTCTGGATGTTCCAGCGGTTGCGCCGGGAGAGCCGGAGCGATCGTTGA
- a CDS encoding MoxR family ATPase, whose translation MTLAPPSDDVAQLAFLADSVATLRKEVASRIVGQQGAVDGVLTAILGGGHALLVGVPGLAKTLLVSTVAEALALSFNRVQFTPDLMPGDITGTELVEEDPATGKRAFRFVRGPIFAQVVLADEINRTPPKTQAALLQAMQERDVTVAGQTYPLPAPFFVLATQNPIEQEGTYPLPEAQLDRFMLELRLGYPSRGDEEAIVTQTTGMHTSTVRPVMDGPTLVAMQALVRRIPVSPSLIASAVMLARMTRPNEADAAAISRAYVEWGAGPRASQYLVLGAKARAAMDGRPQADLDDIRNVAVDVLRHRVMTNFAAEAEDRQSEDVVRELVEGGNWEQR comes from the coding sequence ATGACCCTCGCACCCCCCTCCGACGACGTCGCCCAGCTCGCCTTCCTGGCGGACTCGGTGGCCACCCTCCGCAAGGAAGTGGCATCGAGAATCGTCGGTCAGCAAGGGGCGGTCGACGGGGTCCTGACCGCGATCCTCGGCGGCGGACATGCCCTCCTCGTGGGGGTGCCCGGGCTCGCCAAGACGCTGCTGGTCTCGACCGTGGCCGAGGCGCTCGCCCTCTCCTTTAATAGGGTGCAATTCACCCCGGATCTCATGCCCGGCGACATCACCGGGACCGAGCTGGTCGAGGAGGACCCGGCGACCGGGAAGCGTGCCTTCCGGTTTGTCCGCGGGCCGATCTTCGCCCAGGTCGTCCTCGCCGACGAGATCAACCGGACTCCTCCCAAGACCCAGGCGGCGCTCCTCCAGGCGATGCAGGAGCGGGATGTCACCGTTGCCGGGCAGACCTACCCGCTGCCGGCGCCGTTCTTCGTGCTGGCGACGCAGAATCCGATCGAGCAGGAGGGGACGTATCCGCTCCCCGAGGCACAGCTCGACCGCTTCATGCTCGAGTTGCGGCTGGGATATCCATCGCGCGGCGACGAAGAAGCGATTGTGACGCAGACGACGGGGATGCATACCTCGACAGTGCGGCCCGTCATGGATGGGCCGACGCTCGTCGCGATGCAGGCGTTGGTTCGTCGGATTCCGGTGTCGCCGTCGCTGATCGCGTCGGCGGTGATGCTGGCGCGGATGACGCGGCCGAACGAAGCCGATGCGGCAGCGATCAGCCGCGCCTATGTCGAGTGGGGCGCCGGCCCGCGCGCGTCACAGTATCTCGTCCTCGGCGCCAAGGCGCGCGCCGCGATGGATGGGCGACCGCAGGCCGATCTCGATGACATTCGCAATGTCGCGGTGGATGTGCTGCGGCATCGGGTGATGACGAACTTTGCAGCCGAAGCGGAAGACCGGCAGAGCGAAGATGTAGTTCGCGAATTAGTGGAAGGAGGTAACTGGGAGCAACGGTGA
- a CDS encoding Ig-like domain-containing protein: protein MDATNLKRGTRRAASRLALSAVLGIAVIAAACSSNNNDNTTPTPTAIGITGGNAQTATTSAAGLAAPFKVKVTDQSGNPISNITVTFTASGGATLKSPTAVTGTDGSATDSLTLVPGTAGTDTVTASVSGVTTSAVFTYTVTAQTSVATTIAVTSGNTQTAVAGAAGLTTPMVVTVTDQSGNPVSGATVTFTANGGATLTTPTATTGAGGTATDSITLVGNTAGVDTVTASVSGVATPATFTYTVNAGAAATVSVVSGNNQTATHGTLLAAPMIVKVVDAHGNAVAGATINWTTTGGVLGGLAATMTDVTGTTQNTLTLPGTAGPVTVTGALAGTASTAVFTETGS, encoded by the coding sequence ATGGATGCAACGAACCTCAAGCGAGGCACGCGGCGCGCAGCGTCGCGGCTCGCTCTTTCTGCGGTACTTGGCATCGCCGTGATCGCAGCGGCATGCTCATCGAACAACAACGACAACACCACCCCGACCCCCACGGCGATCGGCATCACCGGCGGCAACGCCCAGACGGCCACGACCAGTGCCGCCGGTCTCGCGGCACCGTTCAAGGTGAAGGTCACCGATCAGAGCGGCAATCCGATCAGCAACATCACCGTCACCTTCACGGCGAGCGGCGGCGCCACGCTGAAGTCGCCGACCGCGGTGACCGGCACCGATGGAAGCGCCACCGATTCACTGACGCTGGTTCCCGGCACCGCCGGTACTGATACGGTCACCGCGTCGGTCTCCGGCGTGACCACCAGCGCGGTCTTCACCTACACCGTGACCGCGCAGACCTCGGTCGCGACGACGATCGCCGTGACCAGTGGAAATACCCAGACGGCCGTGGCAGGCGCCGCGGGATTGACGACGCCAATGGTCGTCACCGTCACTGACCAGAGCGGCAATCCGGTCAGCGGCGCAACGGTGACGTTCACGGCGAATGGCGGGGCGACGCTGACCACTCCCACCGCGACGACTGGTGCAGGCGGGACCGCAACTGATTCGATCACGCTGGTCGGCAACACGGCGGGGGTCGACACGGTGACCGCGTCAGTCTCCGGTGTCGCGACGCCGGCGACCTTCACCTACACGGTGAACGCTGGTGCGGCGGCGACGGTCTCGGTGGTGAGCGGGAACAACCAGACCGCCACGCATGGAACGCTCCTCGCGGCGCCGATGATCGTGAAGGTGGTCGACGCACACGGCAACGCGGTTGCCGGCGCGACGATCAACTGGACCACCACCGGGGGCGTCCTGGGTGGACTTGCGGCGACGATGACCGACGTCACCGGGACGACGCAGAATACGCTGACGTTGCCCGGCACGGCGGGACCGGTCACGGTGACCGGAGCGCTGGCCGGGACCGCGTCGACGGCGGTGTTCACCGAAACGGGCAGCTGA
- a CDS encoding BF3164 family lipoprotein, translating into MLQVKLPRFDVARLVAGLTAAAPVCTVHAQAYKPPPVLNRFPVPVTTLVGKELMQSAELAIPTAIDWVSGKLVVIDRKSDNMIAVFDAVRGGVVRTFGRRGSGPGEFTGPWKTLVPDPRGGAFWIFDTQLLRMTRVVLSQDFATNAFKPSLLFQLQGGATNLERPQWVADGRLVSTGDIPGGLLIVFNKNGKNEGVLGTFDYGDPKLSIEGRQNGYAFQMAVDHGGNRLLLFSHYSDRIDFFNLQGQRTGGVDRPFAFDPVLKEVGKAGRVATVTNQSYNGVRSVKTTASHIYALFSGHRNDDSTVASPAAGSHVEVYSPTGKLERVLGLGAEAFDLTVDPDDRMLFIVRIDPSPGIVEYLLPTPLGAHK; encoded by the coding sequence ATGTTGCAGGTGAAGCTCCCCCGCTTCGATGTTGCGCGTCTGGTGGCCGGGCTCACGGCCGCCGCGCCCGTATGCACCGTCCATGCACAGGCGTATAAGCCACCCCCGGTACTCAACCGCTTTCCGGTCCCGGTGACCACGCTGGTGGGGAAGGAGCTCATGCAGTCGGCGGAGTTGGCTATTCCGACCGCCATTGATTGGGTCAGCGGAAAGCTCGTCGTCATCGATCGCAAGTCAGACAACATGATCGCGGTGTTTGACGCGGTGCGCGGTGGCGTGGTGCGGACCTTCGGCCGGCGCGGCAGCGGCCCGGGTGAATTCACCGGGCCGTGGAAGACGCTGGTTCCCGATCCGCGAGGCGGCGCGTTCTGGATCTTCGATACCCAGCTGCTCCGCATGACAAGAGTGGTGTTATCGCAGGACTTCGCGACCAATGCGTTCAAGCCGTCGCTCCTCTTCCAACTCCAGGGTGGAGCGACCAACCTGGAGCGGCCGCAATGGGTCGCCGACGGGCGTTTGGTGAGCACGGGAGACATCCCCGGCGGCCTCTTGATCGTGTTCAACAAGAACGGGAAGAACGAAGGAGTGCTCGGCACCTTTGACTACGGCGATCCGAAGCTCTCGATCGAAGGCCGGCAGAATGGATATGCATTCCAGATGGCGGTCGATCACGGCGGCAACCGTCTCTTGCTGTTCAGTCATTACAGCGATCGAATCGACTTCTTCAATCTCCAGGGCCAGCGGACCGGCGGCGTCGATCGGCCCTTCGCGTTTGATCCGGTGCTCAAGGAAGTCGGCAAGGCCGGCCGGGTGGCAACGGTGACGAACCAATCGTACAACGGCGTCCGGAGTGTCAAGACGACCGCGTCACACATCTACGCGCTGTTCTCCGGGCACCGAAACGATGACTCCACCGTGGCCTCGCCTGCGGCCGGGTCCCATGTCGAGGTATATAGCCCCACAGGGAAGCTCGAACGTGTGCTGGGGTTGGGGGCGGAAGCATTTGATCTCACGGTCGATCCCGACGATCGCATGCTGTTCATCGTCCGCATCGATCCGTCGCCCGGGATAGTCGAATATCTCCTGCCTACCCCACTCGGGGCGCACAAGTAA
- a CDS encoding Bax inhibitor-1/YccA family protein, which yields MANPVLSRAGFADAHAAANETPMTLAGTISKTAMLMVLCAFAAGGVWATSSTIGPSIGTALTIAAVAGFALAIGTTFMPRWAPITAPLYALVEGVLLGGVTLLINARYAGLPLMALGLTILAGGTMLGLYATRVVRVTQRMRAIVTGAIVAIVLYYVVAMVLGFFHVQMPLLQGSGWLSIGFSLLVCGVATMSFLLDFDMVERAVNNRAPHYFEWYGAFGILVTFIWLYFEVLRLLMELSGRRR from the coding sequence GTGGCGAATCCCGTTCTTTCCCGCGCTGGTTTTGCCGATGCGCACGCGGCGGCAAACGAAACCCCGATGACGCTCGCGGGGACGATCAGCAAGACGGCAATGCTGATGGTCCTCTGCGCCTTTGCCGCGGGCGGCGTCTGGGCCACGTCAAGCACCATCGGTCCGTCGATCGGCACCGCGCTCACGATTGCGGCTGTCGCCGGGTTCGCGCTGGCGATCGGAACGACGTTCATGCCGCGCTGGGCTCCGATCACCGCCCCGCTCTACGCTCTGGTCGAAGGGGTGCTCTTGGGCGGCGTGACGCTGCTGATCAACGCGCGCTACGCCGGCCTGCCGCTGATGGCGCTGGGACTCACCATCCTCGCCGGCGGCACGATGCTCGGCCTCTACGCCACGCGCGTGGTGCGGGTGACGCAGCGGATGCGGGCGATCGTGACCGGCGCGATCGTCGCGATCGTGCTCTACTATGTGGTGGCGATGGTGCTGGGATTCTTCCACGTCCAGATGCCGCTGCTGCAGGGGAGCGGCTGGCTGAGCATCGGCTTCTCGCTGCTGGTCTGCGGTGTGGCGACGATGTCGTTCCTCCTCGATTTCGACATGGTCGAGCGGGCGGTGAACAATCGCGCGCCGCACTACTTCGAGTGGTACGGTGCGTTCGGGATCCTGGTGACGTTCATCTGGTTGTATTTCGAGGTGCTGCGGCTGCTGATGGAGTTGAGCGGGCGGAGGCGGTAG